The following coding sequences lie in one Rutidosis leptorrhynchoides isolate AG116_Rl617_1_P2 chromosome 6, CSIRO_AGI_Rlap_v1, whole genome shotgun sequence genomic window:
- the LOC139853135 gene encoding receptor protein kinase-like protein At4g34220 yields MITTPLNLHTTFFFFFFFFFIIIINFILFFPSIYALNIDGTSLLSFKQSQPSSLLQNWNHTDSTPCSWSGVTCAPHSGSVISLVLPSTNLVGSIPNDFARLQHLRVLDLSNNSINGTLPIPLYNMLRNLRALNLSHNYLFGSVPSGFDSIEMLDLSSNLFNGTLPLDFGGFKLNYLNLSNNKISGFLFPEFADKIPVSAVIDLSYNNFRGEIPQTESLSKQKEDNFAGNLDLCGKPLKKTCIVPSSHSIPPNVSSMNPATAAIAAIPKTAGKSNSHGGRKVDKGKIVAIVVGDVAAVVLFAVLFFYGYQIRKTKSNQNVKDILTVKIDESKTMSTPSSDKSTYLLLTTCCCFVGTEEETATEYESVANSDTSNTINTNDRCLVMVDGETELEMETLLKSSAYILGSSGGNIVYKAVVGGGSDGGGTTFAVRRIAECGVRNMKEFEKIVRSIGTFRHQNIVRIRGFYWGEGEKLVIHNYVSGGSLAASATKRKSGGYSLCNLSFEVRLKIAKGIAKGLAYIHEKKHVHGNIKPTNILLTSEMDPMISDFGLDWLISGKPNLIANSSTQNYGRKQSTSSREETMTSHDHHPHHHDQTSSSTSMAPCTCLYGHKSPYKAPESMKSFKPNPKWDVYSFGIILLELLLGKMVSDKELGQWNMGGSSISDNETRILKIVDRFVTNDVARKESILACFKLGFSCASATSQKRPSMKEALQVLERVSCPS; encoded by the exons ATGATTACAACTCCTCTCAATCTTCAcaccaccttcttcttcttcttcttcttcttcttcatcatcatcattaactttatTCTGTTTTTTCCTTCCATTTATGCTCTAAACATAGATGGAACCTCACTCCTTTCTTTCAAACAATCCCAGCCATCTTCACTTTTACAAAACTGGAACCACACTGACTCTACACCATGTTCATGGTCCGGTGTCACTTGTGCACCACACTCTGGTTCAGTCATTAGTTTAGTCCTCCCAAGCACTAACCTTGTCGGTTCAATCCCAAATGATTTCGCTCGTCTTCAACACCTTCGTGTTCTCGACTTATCCAATAATTCAATCAATGGAACTCTTCCCATTCCGCTTTACAACATGTTGCGAAATCTTCGAGCTCTTAATCTTTCACATAATTATCTCTTTGGTAGTGTTCCGAGTGGCTTTGATAGTATTGAGATGTTGGATTTATCTTCCAATCTTTTTAATGGGACTCTGCCTTTAGATTTTGGAGGGTTTAAGCTGAACTACTTAAACCTCTCCAACAACAAAATTTCTGGTTTTTTGTTTCCTGAATTCGCAGACAAAATCCCTGTGAGTGCTGTCATTGATCTTTCCTATAACAACTTCAGGGGCGAAATCCCACAAACCGAGTCTTTATCCAAACAAAAAGAAGACAATTTTGCTGGGAATTTGGACTTGTGTGGGAAACCACTTAAGAAAACGTGCATTGTTCCTTCATCACATTCGATTCCACCCAACGTTTCTTCTATGAATCCGGCTACTGCAGCGATTGCAGCAATTCCAAAAACTGCCGGAAAGTCAAATAGTCACGGTGGAAGGAAAGTTGACAAAGGGAAAATAGTAGCCATTGTAGTTGGAGATGTAGCTGCTGTGGTTCTTTTCGCCGTTCTTTTTTTCTATGGGTACCAAATTCGGAAGACGAAATCGAATCAAAATGTGAAGGATATCCTGACTGTCAAAATCGACGAATCTAAAACCATGTCTACTCCTTCAAGCGACAAATCTACAT atttgctgCTGACTACCTGCTGTTGCTTTGTCGGGACCGAGGAAGAAACAGCGACGGAATATGAATCCGTCGCTAATAGTGACACaagtaatactattaatactaatgatagatGTTTGGTCATGGTGGACGGAGAAACGGAGCTAGAAATGGAGACATTATTAAAATCGTCTGCATATATATTGGGTTCAAGTGGTGGGAATATAGTGTATAAGGCGGTGGTGGGTGGCGGTAGTGACGGCGGGGGGACTACGTTTGCTGTTAGGAGGATTGCGGAATGTGGAGTGAGAAATATGAAGGAGTTTGAGAAGATAGTGAGGAGTATAGGTACATTTCGACACCAGAATATAGTGAGGATACGTGGGTTTTATTGGGGTGAAGGTGAGAAACTTGTTATTCACAATTATGTATCCGGTGGAAGCTTGGCCGCCAGTGCTACGAAGA GAAAAAGTGGAGGGTATTCGTTGTGTAACTTATCTTTTGAGGTTCGACTCAAGATAGCAAAAGGGATTGCAAAGGGGTTAGCCTACATCCATGAAAAGAAACATGTTCATGGTAACATAAAGCCAACCAACATCCTTTTAACATCAGAAATGGATCCTATGATTAGTGATTTCGGTTTAGACTGGTTAATATCAGGTAAACCAAATCTTATAGCAAACAGCTCAACTCAAAACTATGGAAGAAAACAATCAACTTCATCACGTGAAGAAACAATGACTAGTCATGATCACCATCCTCATCATCATGATCAAACTAGTAGTAGTACAAGTATGGCTCCTTGTACTTGTTTATACGGACACAAATCGCCTTATAAAGCACCCGAGTCAATGAAAAGCTTTAAACCTAACCCCAAATGGGACGTTTACTCATTTGGGATCATTTTGCTTGAACTTCTATTAGGAAAGATGGTTTCGGATAAAGAGTTGGGTCAATGGAACATGGGAGGGTCGTCAATCTCTGACAACGAGACCAGGATACTAAAAATAGTTGACAGGTTTGTCACTAATGATGTGGCTAGAAAAGAAAGTATTTTAGCATGTTTTAAGTTGGGGTTCAGCTGTGCATCCGCAACCTCACAAAAGAGACCCTCAATGAAAGAGGCATTACAGGTGCTTGAAAGGGTTTCATGCCCATCATGA